A genomic region of Pseudomonas sp. RSB 5.4 contains the following coding sequences:
- a CDS encoding ferredoxin family protein, with product MAYQAQEIFFRSNAPVTVDEDKCIAEKGCTVCVDVCPMDLLAINPATQKAYMAFDECWYCMPCEKDCPTGAVKVEIPYLLR from the coding sequence ATGGCCTATCAAGCCCAGGAAATCTTCTTCCGCTCCAACGCCCCGGTCACCGTGGACGAGGACAAATGCATCGCCGAAAAAGGCTGCACCGTGTGCGTCGACGTCTGCCCGATGGACCTGCTGGCGATCAACCCGGCCACACAAAAGGCCTACATGGCATTTGATGAATGTTGGTACTGCATGCCGTGTGAGAAGGATTGTCCGACCGGTGCCGTCAAAGTCGAAATCCCTTATCTCCTGCGCTGA
- a CDS encoding fumarate reductase/succinate dehydrogenase flavoprotein subunit, which translates to MTRKTLEQEYDIVVIGGGTAGPMAAIKAKEKNRDLRVLLVDKANVKRSGAISMGMDGLNNAIIPGHSTPEQYTKEITIANDGIVNQAAVYAYATHSFETIEQLDRWGVKFEKDETGDYAVKKVHHMGAYVLPMPEGHDIKKVLYRQLKRARVSITNRLVCTRLLTDEEGAVNGVMGFDCRSADFHVIKAKAVILACGAAGRLGLPSSGYLMGTYENPTNAGDGYAMAYHAGAELANLECFQINPLIKDYNGPACAYVTGPLGGYTANNKGERFIECDYWSGQMMWEFHQELESGNGPVFLKLDHLAEETIQNIEEILHSNERPSRGQFHANRGTDYRTQMVEMHISEIGFCSGHSASGVWVNERAETSVKGLYSAGDMAAVPHNYMLGAFTYGWFAGHNAADFVAGREFSALDAAQIEKEQARVYAPLDREHGLPPAQVEYKLRRFVNDYLQPPKVTKKMQIGLQRFSDIERDLEQMKANNAHELMRAMETSVIRDCAEMAARASLFRAESRWGLYHYRVDHPQRNDSEWFCHCHLKKGEDGRMTSFKKPVEPYIIPLDAEEMQAYDRLRVGAFAA; encoded by the coding sequence ATGACCCGCAAGACCTTAGAGCAGGAATACGACATCGTCGTGATTGGCGGTGGCACCGCCGGCCCGATGGCGGCGATCAAGGCCAAAGAGAAGAACCGTGATTTGCGCGTGCTGCTGGTCGACAAGGCCAACGTCAAACGCAGCGGCGCGATCAGCATGGGCATGGACGGCCTGAACAACGCGATCATCCCCGGCCACTCGACGCCGGAGCAGTACACCAAGGAAATCACCATTGCCAACGACGGCATCGTTAATCAGGCGGCGGTGTACGCCTACGCCACTCACAGTTTCGAAACCATCGAGCAACTCGACCGCTGGGGCGTGAAGTTCGAGAAGGACGAAACCGGCGATTACGCCGTGAAAAAAGTCCACCACATGGGTGCCTACGTGCTGCCGATGCCGGAAGGGCACGACATCAAAAAGGTGCTTTATCGCCAGTTGAAACGTGCGCGGGTGAGCATCACCAATCGCCTGGTCTGCACCCGTTTGCTCACCGACGAGGAGGGCGCGGTCAACGGCGTGATGGGCTTCGATTGCCGCAGCGCTGACTTCCATGTGATCAAGGCCAAAGCGGTGATCCTCGCCTGCGGCGCGGCCGGTCGCCTCGGCCTGCCGTCCTCGGGCTATCTGATGGGCACCTACGAGAACCCGACCAATGCCGGCGACGGCTACGCGATGGCGTATCACGCCGGGGCCGAGCTGGCGAACCTCGAATGCTTCCAGATCAACCCGTTGATCAAGGACTACAACGGCCCGGCTTGCGCCTATGTCACCGGCCCGCTCGGCGGCTACACCGCCAACAACAAGGGCGAACGCTTCATCGAGTGCGACTACTGGAGCGGACAGATGATGTGGGAGTTCCACCAGGAACTGGAAAGCGGCAACGGCCCGGTGTTCCTCAAACTCGATCACCTGGCCGAGGAAACCATCCAGAACATCGAGGAAATCCTGCACAGCAACGAACGCCCGAGTCGCGGCCAGTTCCACGCCAATCGCGGCACCGATTACCGCACGCAGATGGTCGAGATGCACATCTCGGAGATCGGTTTTTGCAGCGGCCATTCGGCGTCCGGGGTGTGGGTCAACGAGCGTGCCGAGACCTCGGTGAAAGGTTTGTACTCGGCGGGTGACATGGCCGCTGTGCCGCACAACTACATGCTCGGCGCGTTCACCTACGGCTGGTTCGCCGGGCACAACGCGGCGGATTTTGTCGCCGGGCGCGAGTTTTCCGCGCTGGATGCCGCACAGATCGAAAAGGAGCAAGCGCGGGTCTACGCACCGCTCGATCGAGAGCACGGTCTGCCGCCGGCGCAGGTCGAGTACAAGCTGCGGCGCTTCGTCAACGACTACCTGCAACCGCCGAAAGTGACCAAGAAAATGCAGATCGGTCTGCAGCGCTTCAGCGACATCGAACGTGATCTTGAGCAGATGAAAGCCAACAACGCTCACGAGCTGATGCGCGCGATGGAAACCAGCGTGATCCGCGACTGCGCGGAAATGGCCGCACGCGCTTCGCTGTTCCGCGCCGAGAGCCGCTGGGGCCTGTACCACTACCGCGTCGATCACCCGCAGCGCAACGACAGCGAGTGGTTCTGCCATTGCCATCTGAAGAAGGGCGAAGACGGCCGCATGACCAGTTTCAAGAAACCCGTCGAGCCGTACATCATCCCGCTCGATGCCGAAGAAATGCAGGCTTACGACCGCTTGCGCGTGGGCGCGTTCGCCGCTTGA
- a CDS encoding GntR family transcriptional regulator, with translation MTDNVLSLSSVPLHTQLRDVLRARILDGEYPQDSQMPSESELGTLFKVSRITVRQALGDLQKEGLIFKIHGKGTFVAKPKTFQNVSSLQGLAESMTGRGYEVINRLRSFKFIPADKRVAERLQVAEGETVAQIKRVRLINREPISLEITYLPKAIGERLEKADLVTRDIFLILENDCGIALGHADLAIDAVLADSDLTQALNVEAGSPIMRIERLTHDANGQPLDFEHLYYRGDAFQYRLRIDRQKGA, from the coding sequence ATGACCGATAACGTCCTGTCCCTCAGTAGCGTCCCGCTGCACACCCAACTGCGCGACGTCCTGCGCGCACGCATTCTCGATGGCGAATATCCGCAAGACAGCCAGATGCCGTCCGAAAGCGAACTCGGCACGCTGTTCAAAGTCAGCCGCATCACCGTGCGCCAGGCGCTGGGTGATCTGCAGAAAGAAGGGCTGATCTTCAAGATCCATGGCAAAGGCACCTTCGTCGCCAAGCCGAAAACCTTTCAAAACGTCAGCAGCCTGCAAGGCCTCGCCGAGTCCATGACCGGGCGCGGTTACGAGGTGATCAACCGTCTGCGCAGTTTCAAATTCATCCCCGCCGACAAACGTGTCGCCGAGCGCCTGCAAGTCGCCGAAGGCGAGACCGTGGCGCAGATCAAACGAGTACGCCTGATCAACCGCGAGCCGATTTCGCTGGAAATCACCTACCTGCCCAAAGCCATCGGCGAACGGCTGGAGAAGGCCGATCTAGTGACTCGCGACATCTTCCTGATTCTGGAAAACGACTGCGGCATCGCCCTCGGTCACGCCGATCTGGCGATCGACGCGGTGCTGGCTGACAGCGACCTGACCCAGGCGCTGAACGTCGAGGCTGGCTCGCCGATCATGCGCATCGAGCGTCTGACCCACGACGCCAACGGCCAGCCGCTGGACTTCGAACACCTTTACTACCGTGGCGATGCGTTCCAGTACCGCCTGCGGATCGACCGGCAAAAAGGGGCGTGA
- a CDS encoding Gfo/Idh/MocA family oxidoreductase — protein MDVVRWGMIGCGSVTERKSGPAFYKAPGSALVAVMGRRLEAVTDYAARHGIARVYTDVDALINDPEVDAVYIATPPDSHHAYSLKVAAAGKHCCVEKPMALNARQSREMQQAFAAAGLHLFVSYYRRSLPRFAQVRQWLAQGRIGEVRHLSWTLTKAPSAADLDGSANWRTDPNVAGGGYFADLASHGFDLFQYLLGDIVEVAGFTARQAGLYAAEDAVSASWRFACGALGMGCWSFAADRREDRVEIIGSGGRISFSVFDEHPVQLFADEQISLEIPHHEHIQWHHVLGMNAHIRGDSQHPAVAEQALKTDWVMDQILKRH, from the coding sequence ATGGACGTGGTGCGTTGGGGCATGATCGGTTGCGGCAGTGTGACCGAACGCAAGAGCGGGCCGGCCTTTTACAAGGCGCCCGGCTCGGCTCTGGTGGCGGTGATGGGCCGCCGCCTTGAAGCGGTGACCGATTACGCCGCGCGCCATGGCATCGCTCGGGTTTATACCGATGTCGATGCGCTGATCAACGACCCCGAGGTGGACGCGGTGTACATCGCCACGCCACCCGACAGCCACCACGCCTACAGCCTGAAAGTCGCCGCCGCCGGCAAGCATTGCTGCGTCGAGAAACCGATGGCGCTCAACGCCAGGCAGAGTCGTGAGATGCAGCAGGCGTTTGCCGCCGCCGGTTTGCACCTGTTCGTTTCCTACTACCGCCGTTCGTTGCCGCGTTTTGCCCAAGTGCGCCAATGGCTGGCGCAGGGCCGCATCGGCGAGGTGCGGCACCTGAGCTGGACGCTGACCAAGGCCCCCTCGGCGGCGGATCTGGACGGCAGCGCCAACTGGCGAACCGACCCGAACGTGGCCGGTGGCGGTTACTTTGCCGACCTGGCCAGCCATGGTTTTGACCTGTTTCAGTACCTGCTCGGCGATATCGTCGAAGTCGCCGGTTTCACCGCGCGCCAGGCTGGTTTGTATGCGGCGGAAGACGCGGTCAGCGCCAGTTGGCGCTTCGCCTGCGGAGCACTGGGCATGGGCTGCTGGAGCTTTGCTGCGGATCGGCGCGAGGACCGGGTCGAGATTATCGGCAGTGGAGGGCGCATCAGTTTTTCCGTATTCGATGAGCATCCGGTTCAGCTATTTGCCGACGAACAGATCAGTCTGGAAATCCCCCATCACGAGCACATTCAGTGGCATCACGTGCTCGGCATGAATGCGCATATTCGTGGTGATTCGCAACATCCGGCGGTGGCCGAACAAGCCCTCAAAACCGATTGGGTCATGGACCAGATCCTCAAACGCCACTGA
- a CDS encoding Dyp-type peroxidase: MSYYQPGILATPVPAQARHLFFALESVAALPQAIDNLMNLVDGKSAVIGFGESLTKALNVQIDGLRSFPAMTGVGVENPSTQHALWVWLHGVDRGELLNRCNAFEAALAPALRLVQAQETFRHKDGHDLTGYEDGTENPHDDAAIAAALLGEGADGLVGGSFAAIQQWQHDLKGFHKLSAEDKDNIMGRRLSDNEEIDDAPVSAHVKRTAQESFAPEAFVVRRSMPWIEGERAGLMFLAFGVSLDAFEAQLRRMSGLEDGIPDGLYRISRPITGGYYWCPPLKDGHLDLRALRIG; the protein is encoded by the coding sequence ATGAGTTACTACCAGCCGGGCATTCTCGCCACCCCCGTTCCTGCGCAAGCACGTCACCTGTTTTTCGCCCTCGAGTCGGTAGCCGCACTGCCGCAGGCGATCGACAACCTGATGAATCTGGTGGACGGCAAATCGGCTGTGATCGGTTTCGGTGAATCCCTGACCAAGGCCCTGAATGTGCAGATCGACGGTCTGCGCAGCTTCCCGGCGATGACCGGCGTCGGCGTGGAAAACCCATCGACCCAGCACGCACTGTGGGTCTGGCTGCACGGTGTCGACCGTGGTGAATTGCTCAATCGCTGCAACGCCTTCGAAGCCGCGCTGGCCCCAGCGCTGCGCCTGGTACAAGCGCAGGAAACTTTCCGCCACAAGGACGGCCACGACCTGACCGGCTACGAAGACGGCACCGAAAACCCGCACGATGACGCCGCGATTGCCGCCGCGTTGCTGGGCGAAGGTGCTGACGGGCTGGTCGGTGGCAGTTTCGCCGCGATCCAGCAGTGGCAGCACGACCTCAAGGGTTTCCACAAGCTGTCCGCCGAAGACAAGGACAACATCATGGGCCGTCGCTTGAGCGACAACGAAGAGATCGACGACGCGCCGGTCTCCGCCCACGTCAAACGCACCGCCCAGGAAAGCTTCGCCCCGGAAGCCTTCGTCGTGCGTCGTTCGATGCCGTGGATCGAAGGCGAACGTGCTGGCCTGATGTTCCTCGCGTTCGGTGTTTCGCTGGACGCCTTCGAAGCCCAACTGCGGCGTATGAGCGGTCTGGAAGACGGCATCCCTGACGGTCTGTATCGCATCAGCCGGCCGATCACCGGCGGCTATTACTGGTGCCCGCCGCTGAAGGACGGCCACCTCGATCTGCGCGCGTTGCGCATCGGCTGA
- a CDS encoding AraC family transcriptional regulator: MNVKVQDPTFELALVSPFLLQTLAEVAQNKGIDPESLCRGLGFTFEDLQDPAQRISYRQAVAMIQRALKVLPNQGLGLWVGAQNVLGTLGLLGHVLSLCKTLRDAFALGIRHQHTSGGIVVSSVDVVGDQVHLDAECRLPFADVQVFAVEEFFASLLVYGRALAGNEFKAIAVEFVHAAPDYLSEYHRLLGPDVRFGCLHNRMLIDVQWLDVNLPNHHSLALRQAVALLELEAAQVHQKLDLIQAVERAIARDLSRGSHIEKIAGDLNMSSRTLRRRLTEHALTFEALLEQVRQARTMSLLANPEMPIERITEEVGYSDVRSFRRAFKRWTGMSPSAWRQDASTA, translated from the coding sequence ATGAACGTAAAAGTCCAAGACCCCACTTTTGAACTGGCGCTGGTCTCGCCGTTTCTCCTGCAAACCCTCGCCGAAGTCGCGCAGAACAAAGGCATCGACCCCGAAAGCTTGTGCCGTGGCCTGGGTTTCACCTTTGAAGATCTGCAGGATCCGGCGCAACGCATTTCCTACCGTCAGGCCGTGGCGATGATTCAACGCGCGCTCAAAGTGCTGCCCAATCAGGGGCTGGGGCTGTGGGTCGGGGCGCAGAATGTGTTGGGTACGCTGGGGTTGCTCGGGCACGTGCTGTCGCTGTGCAAGACCTTGCGCGATGCCTTTGCCCTGGGCATCCGCCACCAGCACACCTCCGGCGGAATCGTGGTGTCCAGTGTCGATGTGGTCGGCGACCAGGTGCACCTCGATGCCGAATGTCGCTTGCCGTTCGCCGATGTGCAGGTGTTTGCGGTTGAAGAATTTTTCGCCAGCCTGCTGGTGTATGGCCGGGCCTTGGCGGGCAATGAATTCAAGGCGATTGCCGTGGAGTTCGTGCACGCCGCGCCGGATTACCTGAGCGAATATCACCGCCTGCTCGGGCCCGATGTGCGCTTCGGCTGCCTGCACAATCGCATGCTGATCGATGTCCAGTGGCTGGACGTCAACCTGCCCAATCATCATTCGCTGGCGCTGCGTCAGGCGGTTGCCTTGCTGGAGCTGGAAGCGGCGCAGGTACATCAGAAACTCGATCTGATTCAGGCAGTGGAACGGGCGATTGCCCGGGACTTGAGCCGGGGCAGCCATATCGAAAAAATCGCCGGCGACCTGAACATGAGCAGCCGCACCCTGCGCCGCCGTTTGACCGAGCATGCACTGACGTTCGAGGCGCTGCTGGAACAGGTGCGTCAGGCGCGGACCATGAGTCTGCTGGCCAATCCTGAGATGCCGATTGAACGCATCACCGAAGAGGTTGGCTACAGCGACGTGCGCAGTTTTCGCCGGGCGTTCAAGCGCTGGACGGGGATGAGCCCGAGTGCGTGGCGCCAGGATGCAAGCACCGCTTAG
- a CDS encoding transporter, whose product MSPNRATFPSRLALTLLGCTASLPALATEAGVDNIGPGTDGFFMLPLEVDSLPQNMVAFNLYYNHYKSTKLNISSLGGNVPNVEIESTAVIPRIDYLSPVRMFGGRLAGYIAQPWLKQEVSVYGLSDTREGMGDTTIAPIILWDMGKNLTLGAALEVTVPTGEYSVDRLANTSNNFYTYKPLFSFTWLPTDKTEVSMKTTYSFNEKNKDTDYKSGQIFHFDYSASYKITDDVMFGLNGYYLKQTTDDKQYGHTVQFAGQDVDDGVRGKVFAIGPALHLTFLKYASAEIRWAKEFDVENRPEGEMLWAKVSIPYAF is encoded by the coding sequence ATGAGCCCGAACCGCGCCACATTCCCCTCGCGTCTGGCACTGACTTTGCTCGGTTGCACCGCGTCGCTGCCGGCCCTGGCCACCGAGGCCGGCGTCGACAACATCGGCCCCGGCACCGACGGGTTCTTCATGCTGCCGCTGGAAGTCGACAGCCTTCCGCAGAACATGGTCGCGTTCAACCTCTACTACAACCATTACAAGTCGACCAAGCTCAACATCAGCTCGTTGGGCGGCAACGTGCCGAATGTCGAGATCGAATCCACCGCCGTCATCCCGCGCATTGATTACCTGAGCCCGGTGCGCATGTTCGGCGGACGTCTGGCCGGCTACATCGCCCAACCGTGGCTGAAGCAGGAAGTCTCGGTATACGGCCTCAGCGATACCCGCGAAGGCATGGGCGACACCACCATCGCGCCGATCATCCTGTGGGACATGGGCAAGAACCTGACCCTCGGCGCAGCCCTTGAAGTCACGGTGCCCACGGGTGAATACAGCGTCGATCGGCTGGCCAACACCAGCAACAATTTCTACACCTACAAGCCGCTGTTCTCCTTCACCTGGTTGCCGACCGACAAGACCGAAGTGTCGATGAAGACCACCTACAGCTTCAACGAGAAGAACAAGGACACCGACTACAAGTCCGGGCAGATCTTCCACTTCGATTACTCGGCCAGCTACAAGATCACCGACGATGTGATGTTCGGCCTCAACGGCTACTACCTCAAGCAGACCACCGACGACAAACAGTACGGCCACACTGTGCAGTTCGCCGGGCAGGATGTGGACGACGGTGTGCGCGGCAAAGTCTTCGCGATTGGCCCGGCGCTGCACCTGACCTTTCTCAAGTACGCCAGCGCGGAGATTCGCTGGGCCAAGGAGTTTGACGTGGAGAACCGGCCAGAGGGGGAAATGTTGTGGGCGAAGGTGAGTATTCCGTATGCGTTCTGA